The DNA region CAGCTCTTGGTCAGAAGGTGAACAGCATGTTTCATGaggagtcctctggaattgtatcAGTGCTCTCAAGTCTTTATTGTAAATATCTGCAATGCTGTCTGTGGTATTACTGTATATTTTCTGCTGCTccctttgcatctgttcatacaagACAATTGCTTTTCAGGATGGCTGGCCCAGTTCATAACTCCAACAGTGAATTACCTGTTTGCCTTCAGGCCCTCTAGTATTTttcgttttcttttttgttttggtttcccAATTACAGCGCTGGGTGCTGTCAAATCTgttccccagtttcttcatctataaagtaaggggGCTAAACACCTTTGTTTTCTAAGAATCAGAAAAAGCACCATTGTGTGTGGGGAGGAGGAGCGAAGGGAGGACATGAAAAGTGCACAACCCGAGTTCAAACTCCAGATTTAGTATTTACTGTTGCAGGCAGCTAGATAGATGGTTCAATGGATAGTATCTtttagtacggtgcctggcacatagtaggtgctcaataaatgttggtcGATTGGCTAGTGCTGGCCTGGAGGATGGGAGAGCTGAAtctccagcctcaaacactagctatgtaaccctaggcaagccacttaacctctgtctacctcagtttccccaattgtaatggggataataattccacctacctcatagggatgTTGTGAGATAATTGCAAAATACCTAGCATAACCAAACAGTaggcattttaataaatgtttgtttcctccgTCCCTGTTCTTTCATTTATTGGTGAGTATCTTATCTTGATTGGTCAgtcgagtatttattaagcccttacatAGGCCAAGCAGTGTTAGaatctgggggtacaaagaaaaacaCATGTATGCATTAGAATGTGTTCTTAAGGGACAACACATTACAATGGACTGCCACCTGTTGTGGATAATGGAtatatgaagacctgagttcaaattctcccgcAGACGCTTAATAGCAGCGTAGTCCTGAGTAATTAACTTTGCCTCCCCGACTGAAATTGCACCGGACACCTCACACACCCCCCTCCGCCCACTTGTTGGGAGGATCCATTGATATCTGTGCAGTGCTTCGCACACCTTAAAAGCGTAATGTAAAGGCTGCCTTTTTGTTATCCTTGCACTGGGGAGAGCGAGCACGTGGTTATCCAGGTGCGTGCGGATACAGGGTAATCAAGCTctggctgggggtggagggggttgGCCCAGATGACCTCCGGCCCCAACCGTGCCAGCATGTCGGGAGTCCTCCCGCCCTGCAGAGGGCGCAGGCGGAGTCTGCCAGGGCCGTCCGGGCCGGGACGAGCCGCGGCGTCTATGGGGCCTGCCATGCCGGGAGCGAGCGCCGAGGCAGAGGCTCCGGCGTCATCAGGCGGAGGGGCGGGCGGCCCGGGGCCCCAGGAGCCGGCCCAGGCCGGGGTGAGCCGGTGGGgcgaagaggaggggaggggaggccagGGTAGAGGAGCgggctgaggggagggggaaatccGCCGCCGAGAAGGGGcacgggggggggggaagggacgCGCTCACAGCTCGGGGATGGCCTGCCTGGGCCTCTTCCTCACCCGCTCCCCTGCTTGAGACCCCTCCCGGCCGCCCCCGGGCTCCTGCGCCTCCCAGTGGCGGCCGCCTGACATCCACCTCCGGCTCCTCTCTGGTGCGCCCCTGCCTGACAGGCCCGCCCACCCGCTGCCTCATTCTGGCGCCCCCGAGTGGCCGCTGTGCGAGAGACCCCGAGGGCCCCTTCCCCCTGGCGCCCCGCAGTGGCTGTCGCTTGAGCTCTTCCTCCGGCCCCTTTCCTCTGGCTCTCCTGTGCCTCCGAGTCCCTGCGCGCCCCTTCCCTCTGGCTCAGTACCGGCTCGCCCTTTCTCTCTAGCGCCCCCAGTGGCCGCTACAAGCAAAGTTGCGTGCCTACCTTCGCTGCTCCCAGCCCACCTGCCTCGTGGGCATTGCAGCTCCCCCTGCCCACTGGGGTTgctgtggaaagagtgctgagccTCGCAGCCTCGGGACCAATTAACCCCATCTGTGACGACTGCGTGACCTTGACCAAGTTAatgatttctctgggcctcagtttccctctcagCTAAATGAGGAGGTGGTACTAGACGAGGTGCCTCTGCTCCAGATCTCTGACCTTACGAACTGGCCGCAGCgcctcgcccccccccccagcctgcTGTCGGCTGCCCCCACTCAGGCCATCGAGATGCCACGGGCATCCCACCCCCTCTTTCTCAAGGATCCTGCCTAGAACTGGGCTTCCTTGGGGTTCCCCCCACCCACTGCCCTTGTCCCCCGTGCTCAGGCGGGGGCTGCGCCTCTTGGGAACGGGGATGAGGAGGGGTCCCCAGTCCTGGGGAAGGACGGACTGCAGACTCCCTGGGCTGACTCCTTTCGCAGATCCCTGTTCTTGAGGTCTCTGATGGgatgtgggagggaaggagacagagccTTCCCAAGGTCACTGCGCCTCCCTGGGGTTAACCGTCAGTGAGATGGGTCCAGGGGCGCTGGTCAGAGCCCTCCcacttctcccccccacccccagaaccaAGCCGGCGTGCGGGACCTGCTGCTGCAGCTTCAGGACCTTCAGGCAGAGCGCTCCGAGGCCTTTGGACTCCTGGACCAGTTAGTCAGGGTCAGGGgtctttggggagggggagcgGCCTGGGACTGACCCGCGGGAGCCAGGGCCAGGGAACTGGAGGCTGAAATGCAGAGCAGAAGTGATGATGCCTTGTGACTGTGGTTGCCTGGGGTCTAGCTTGTCTGGGCCCCTGCTTCCCCCTGCGTGAAATGAGGGGGCTTGGATTAGACCCTGTCACTCCCCCTcacccacttcctccccaccctttcTTGCAGGGGTCACCAGGCCTACTTGAGGAGTGGTCCACACTATGACTTTCCTCGCTACCGGCAGCTGGTCCACGAGGTGACCAAGGCCTTTGCCGGCATCTCCCGAGAAGTGCTGGCCATCCAGGAGCAGCTCAGGGACACCCATGGGCGGCCTGACCTCGCCCAGCACCTGGCCCGTCTGCAGGACCAGGAACAGCAGCGCCTGGAGCTGGTCAGCCTCCTCTCCAGCCCCTAAGTCCAAAAGTTCTGGCTCAGCCCTGCTCCATCCCTCTGGACCCTCATACCCTTGACCTCAGCCTAACCCTGCCTTCACTTGTAGTCTTTCATTCTCCAGGGGCCCCTTCGCATTGACTGGCCTGAGGTTCTTCCCTAGACTCCCTTGGGGTGGGCAAGGGGCCAGGCAGGCAGGGGTGGGTATGCATGGGGGCAGTGTCCTTGGGAAGAAACTCAGGgagctttcctcctctccccagacAGCAGCTCTTCAGCTGGCCCGGCAGAAGGCCCAAGAGGAGCCAGGGGCTGCAGCCCCCAGAGAGGAGGTTCAGGAGCTGCGCCAGAGGTGGGGGCTGACCTGCTGCACTGGGGAGGCTGGACTGAGCTGGTCCAGGCCTGGGGTGGAACAAAAAAGGCCTGGCATGTTCTAAGTCCATGgccattcccttctttcttcctccttcctcccctccctttgtctctcccttatgaatacatacacacaaacatgcacacgaCCTCCTTCATCCGTAaactctgacacacacacacatacatacttctctgtgcacacacatacacaacctCCCCCCCACAATCACACTCTGAGTCACCAATATTCATGTGcttgtctcacacacacacgtacacacagacatgcacacgACCTCCTTCATGAGTGCTCTTCATACATATAGAGACtgacacagtcacacacacacacttctctgtacacacacatgtacataacctcccccccaaacacacaGTTAACAACATCATGTccttgtcacacacacacacacacacacacacacacacacgcactcacacacacacacatccttcctTCTTTGGGGGACTGTGGGGGGTGCTGGATCCTGTCCTTACACTCCTGCTCCTGAATGCCCCTGGCACTCCCACTCTGGGGGTCTTCCACTCTCCTCTGCCTTGGgggatttgtttctttctgtgggtcttccctccatccctgtgTGTAGCTGTCCTTCCTCAGACCCTTGTCTCATctctttcccatctctctcctggCTCTGGCTCTTAGCCTTTCTCCACTCTGTCTCCCACTTCTCTCTTTACTTCCCTCTTCTCAGTGTTGCTccccctctgtgtctctctgtcttttctctgtctccctcctccttgcATCTCACATGCCACTGACTTGGTGGGCTGGGGGCCGGGGCACCATTTGTGCAACGCCCTCAGCCCAGGGAGGGCGGGTGCTGGGGCCACAGCTCTCTCACCCTCCACAGAGCTAGAAAGCCAGCTGCCTCCTCCGGCCCGGCTCCATACCACCCCCATCCCCTGCGTGCCCACGGCCCTTCTGTGCCCCCCTGAACCCAGCTCGGGGCTGGGATGCCCTCCTAATGAGGGGCTGAAGGAGGCCCACATGGCTCCAGGGTGGTGTGGGCGGGCCAGCGGGCAGGCCTGCTTAGCGCTACCACCCTGCAGAGGGCTCAATAGCCTTCTCCAGGGCCGAGCGTTCCATAAACAGGCCTTCTCGAGCTGCACGGTCGGGATAATTCGATCCATCTGGATCTTATTTATAGTTTCCATCCGCTCTTGTAGGATAATTAAAACCATGGAGGTAATCAGTGAGATTGTCCAGGACCTGAAGTATGATTCGGAAGAGGCTGAGTGATGTTTGGCCCCAAGGGAGATGGGAAACGCTAGAAGGAGAGGCGCCCCTCAGCCTCCTCTGGGGTCACCGGGCTCCGGGCTGGGGGATGGGAGGGCCTGCTCGGGGCCCTCACCCCCTCTGGATGTGACCTTGCCCTGCAGGGGGAGGAGGCCATCTCTTTCTGGCCCTTAGGGCAACGTCCCCATTGGGCTCCTACTGGTCCCATCTGTTTGCCACAATAAagtgttctcttttctctccctcttttctttccttcttcttgggATCTGGCTGCAAGTCTAGGTGGGGGTCTTCAGCTCACACATCAAGTAtagtagaggggagagagagcatagatttagaacacAGACTCCACTTTGGAGGCTCTTGGAGCCAAGCCCTTCACCTCACAGTGGAGGAAAATCATAGGTCTCTAAGCAGGATGGTGACTGGCCCAAGATCACCTGGTGAGTGTCCGGATTGGGTTTTAGAGCCCATTGTTTGATGGCAGGCCTGGGGATGTGGGATGGGGTGGCTTAGTCTGTTCTGACTCAATGGGCAGTAAGGCTGGACCTGCATGTGGGGGGAGCTCTCTAGGATGAATCTGATGGGGGCTGGGGCAGGGCTGATCCCTGAGGTTTGCTGTGCTACTAGGCCCTCCATTCCTCCATGACCCTAACCTTGGAAGAGTCTGAGGCTCCCAGAGCCAGAAAGAATGGAGAAGGTTTTGTCCTCAGGTGCAACCTGCTGCCCCGTTCAGTCGCTGTAGGCCTTCGGGCAGTGGCCAGCCAAATCCCCTTCAGGGAGCTTGCAGCAGAGATGCTGACCCAGAGATTTTAGCATTCCGAGTTCCTTTTAGAGCAGCCTTGGCCCAGATGCCTCGTCTTCTCCCACCCCCTGTCACTCACAAACAGCTTCACCAAAAATAAGTCGTTTATTTATAAGAATCTTTTGACAGGGAATTGGGCAGAAGCAGGAGGGGCTGTGGGTACTGCAAGAGGCAGGGGCCTGGACTCTCCACGCCCCCACGCCCCCAAGCCCCCAAGCCCTGCTTTGTTCTGTTCCTGCACTGCCCTTAAGGACAGCTCCTTGCCAGACAGCAGGAGATGCCTGGTGGCTCCACAGATACCTGGGCTGCCCATTTTGGGAACAGGGGCCCAGGCAACATAGGGGTAGGCAAGGAGCAGGGGCTGTAGCTTAGGTGGGCATCTTGTGTCCTGGATTCAAACTTGGGGGGGGATCCCCAGGTTAGAGTAGAGGAGCACCAGATGTCCTCCCTCCATATTTCATAGACTCTTTGGAGGTGGCATTAGGGTAGGCAGATGCCCTCCTGGCCCAGGACCTACGATGGCTACAGTTTATCTCCGGGTAGGACCTACaggcagagagggaaagaagctCTGGATGaacatgggggtgggggcagagtgCCCACCCTGGTTTGTAGGCGCCAGCCTCAGGGTCCATGATGAGAGTGTTATTAACCCCAGGACTTAGAGGCAATAGGCAAATCTGGGCTGCATGGAGGAAGCACATGTTTATGGGCACGTCACGTTTTGGGGAAATGTGTGGATCCCATGCTCCTTCCTGCCCTCTCACCCATTCGGAGTCCTGCTTACCTCTTGCTGTGCTCCGTCTGCCCGAGGACAGGAGCCCCTCGTCCTGTGCCTAGAAAGAACATGAGTGATGTTTGAGGAGGTGTGTTCCAAGATCACTGTGCTTCCATGCCCAGGGTCCAGAAATGATTGTCTTAAAGCAGGAGGGGTCAGTGCTGGCCCTTGGCACAGAAATAGCGGCCAGAAGCCAATAGTCTGGTGCCCCTCTCCACAGCTGGCCCCAGTAtttagcctctgaggtcctgaTTCTCTTCAGGGCTGAGGAACAGTAGAGAGAAtggatttgctgtgtgacctcgggctgGTGATCTCCAGTCTCTGGGCCtccatctctgaaatggggaggGTGGTGGTCTAGGTGATCTCccaaatcccttctagctctactaTTATATATCTTAAGATCTGAGATTGTTTCTAAAGGCTTCACCTAGGGGAGAGGTAGAGGGTAGGGCTGCACAGTGGGAAGGGTCCTGAGACTACAAGGAGGCAGGGCAATGGGCATATTCTAGAGAAGGGGATAGGCCTTGGGCCACACTTACTTGGTTGCGAGTCTTGTGGGATTTCTGCATCCAGGCTCGCCACTGGTCATAGAGGCGGAAACTAAGGTTGGGGCAGTAGGAATGTTTCTTCAGCCAGCCGAGGAACTGCTTCAGCTCCCGCCTCACTGGCATGGAGCTGGGCTCCCCTCCCCGAGGCTCGCAGGCCCCACTGGAGCCCTGCCGCTCTGGGGAATGGGGGAGAAGGGGTGGAGATATCAGGTAGAAGGTACTGTGTAGAGAGGGCCTAGGTTGGCTTCTGTCCTGGCCTGTGCAATGTCTTGGGATCTGGACCATGGACTCAGGGTCTGGCTGTTGTTCTAGGGCTAGGCTGTGGTAGGCTCTGGGTTATCCTGGGTTCCACACCAAAAACTTGTATGGGTTTTGTGCTAGGGGACCACCCAGGCCCCAGGTAAAGTGGTGGGCTGTAGGCTCTCACTGTCTGGGATCTAGACTCCAAGCTTTGGGCTTAagcctggggaggagggaggagagacagagcagGATGAggtgaggggaaaagagggagaaaaaagatgagTTTCCTCGGGGCGGGGTCAGAGAGGGTGGCAGACATCATGAGGTGAGATATGACCTAGCACTTTACCCATCTCCGGATGAGAAGCATGCCAGCATGGCTAGGTACCCACACATGGGCATGTTTACCTGTGTTTGTGCCTACCAACCCTGTGGATTTATGCCCTTCCATCCCTGTGCACGTGTGTCCACGTCCATGTGCAGAGACATTGATCGCCATGCTTAGGTATCCATGGACACACATGTCCACATTAGTCTAAGCTCCTGTGTGTACATCAACTCCCCAGAGGTGGGGGGAGGCGGGGGgcagtgagtgaatgaatgagcacGGCAGGATGCATCTCCCCCTCACTCCCTTGTTCATTGGGCTTGAGAAAAGCTGAAGGGATTTCTTTCTTAAGCTTTCcacaaagaaagaacagaagtCCCTATTGGGCTGAgcccaggtgtgtgtgtgtgtgtgcgcgcgcgcacacgtgagagagagaagggggggaagaggagagggagagaagagagagagaaagagagagaggagaaggagagagaagagagaggaagaggagagagagggagagagagagagaggagaggagagggggagagaggaagagaagagggagagaggagaggatggggggGAACAGGCCCCAGTccggaaaggagaggaagagactgaTGGAATCAGGCAGAAAAAGAGACTCAGGAATAAATGAATAGTGAGATTTGAAAGGAAGACATGGAAAGATGCTAGGACAGAGAGATATATAGGGAGaggggaatgaaaaaaataggaggcataggaaaagagggaagaagtgaaaggaaaagagacGGGAATAGAGAGTAGGGGATAAGGGAGGACTGAAGTCGGACCATTGCAAGGGAGACCTCCAGACAACATGTTGGTTGGCCCTGTGGCTTCATGCCTAGCTTCAAGGGTTTCTTCAGGGACTGAGAGAAGTGGGGAGCTATCTGGCCCTTTTCCTGCCCATCATCCAAACTCAGCTGGATCCCCTCACAGCAGGCCCCCCCAGCACTGTCCATCCTGTAGTGAAGGCCTGGTGTTTGGTTGGCAGGTGGTCTCCTCCCCCTGACTGGACTAGGCTGAGCTGGGTTGGGCTACATGGGTTACTATGGTGGGAGCTAGGGCCAGGGACCGCTCGGACGGATAAGGACATCAGCCTCACGTCATAAATAACAGGGGGGACCTGCTGACAAGTGCTGGCATTGCCTGCAGCAGGGAGGCCGAGGGAGGCCGAGGCCTTCCCTCCCCGGCGGGAAATCAGCCTCCAGCTGGCTCCTTTGCAAGAAACGCAGGTGCTGGGCACGCGGCGGGCCAAGGCTGTAGCCCCAGCCCCCAGGCCCCCTCCACAGCACTCCCCACCCAGCCAGGGCCTTTCAGGAACAGAGTTAGAAGAATGGAGTGGAGTTGCAGCCATGTGCATCCACCTCCCAGTCCGAACCACCCCCCAGCTCCCTCCTGTCCCCCTCCCAGGTGTTAAGGAAGGATAGAGCTGAGGCTCTTCTCTGGCagtctgtgtcctaagggcccccTCCtcactctgacattctgggttctaacgGCCCCCTCttactctgacattctgggttctaagggctccctcctcactctgacattctgggttctaagggctccccctcctcactctgatattctaagttctaaggGCCCCCTTCCtcactctgacattctgggttttAAGGGCCCTCTCAGTTTtaacatcctgggttctaagggccctcgtAGCTCTGACATTGTGGGTTCTAAatcccccccagctctgacattctgtgttctgagggtcCTGCTATGCTGTGCTCTAAgggcctgccccccccccaccccagccctaacattctgggttctaagggtcctccctaGAGGTTCTGCCATTCTCCATTTTAAAGGCCTCTGACATTTTCTATTCTAAGTCCTAAGTCTgtctagctctaacattccacattctacgttctaaggttccttccagccctcaCATTCGATGTTCTAAGGTCCTCTTAAGCCCCCGGCCTCTTTGATTCAAAGCCTCTGTCGTTCTGCTAGCCCTCTCCGTGGGTGTGGGGTGGATCTGGAGTGGGGTTCCCTCACCACTTCTGGGGGTGGAGGCTGCCGTGGGGTGGCTCCACTCGCTCCATATTCCTGCCTTCTTAGACCCGTAGATGCCGAAGGGATTACAGCGCACCTGCACGAAATAGACTGTGCCCGGCTTGAGGCCAGCCAGGCGGCATGAGGTCTGATTGCTCACATCATCCACCACCTGCGAccgggggggggaggtgggaaaaGAAGATGGTCAGGGAAACGCCAGACTCCCTGCCGGGGTGGAAACAGGTCAGGGCTCATCAGAGAATGGGGGAATGGACCATGGGCAAACGTTCCATGTCATGGTTACGAGTCAAGGCGGTGGCCTTCTGGGCACCATCCCGGGCTACCTGTATATTCTTGGAagattctcttcccctctctgggcctcagtttctccatctggaagATCCCCTGCCTCAACCCATCCTGCTCTCTCATTCCTCAGCCAAACTCTTCCATTgccttatttcatttcttcctgcCCCCTTCCCTGTGCCTTCTGGAATTCTTGTTTCTTAATTAATGAGATACCCTCCAGTTCAGACTTTTTCCTCTCCTGCCCCTTCCATTTTCTGGCATGCAGAAAAACCTGGCTTCCGATGGCATTGCATTGTCAGCTACCGTTTCTAGCATTTTGTGCACTTGGTCTCATACCCTCCTTTCCCCCCTGCCCCTTATATCCCTGGTACTGGGGGAGGAGTTAGAATACTTtttggctccccattgccacttcacTCTCTGTTTGCCACAATcccccccccaaatctctcctttgaggttcattccaATTAAGATTTCTCACCCAAGAGAGATTCCAATGGCAGTTATCTACCAGCCCCCATgtcattctccctcttttctcaaggagttcagcagTCGGCTCAGTTTCCCCTCCCCTCTGGCTCCCTGCTCCCCTGAAACATTCTCAATTCGTCAGGTCCCATCACCTCCACCCAATCTTAGCTTATACCCAGAAATGCTTATACACTGTCGATCTTTACGTCACTCACAATGTCCTACCTGTAAGATCCAAAATTCCAAAATGCCTTTATCAGATCACAAACTCCCGTCATTGTACTCATTAGCAAATGCTAGAATgatctaaggtttgcaaagtactttgcctgTGGTATCTCACTGGACAAgtacaaccctatgaggcagatGCTAGTATTTCcaatttacagatgtggaaactgactGAGAGAGGGGCTGTTTATTTgtaatacaataataacaactaatatttatacagtgcttactatatgtcaggtactgcGCGATATGCTTcccaatgattatctcatttaatcataaCCACCTTCCCCTCCACCAAGGCTCCGTCCCGGGTCTTCTCTACTCCGTCCTCAGCTCCTACGGATTCAAAGATCACTTCCATATAGGTAATCCTAGATCTATATAGCTGGTCTTTCCTGCACTCCCGTCTAACCACTCAGTGCCTGTTTTGAACTGGATgccctataggcatctcaaacatCCCATGTCCCAGACAGATGTCATTATCTCCCTCCTCTGACTCACCCCTCTTTGGAATCTCCCCATTGCTGtgtatccttccagtcacccaagtcCACAACCTTCATGTCATCCTCAGTTCTTCATTCTCCTTTATCCCATATAGCCAATCAATTTCCAAGTCTCTTCATTTCGACCTCCAAAACATCTTTTGCATCTGCCCGCTTCTCGCTTCTCACAgaaccaccaccctagttcaggccttgaATCACGGTTTACCGGGGCTATTGCacctccttgcttcaagtctccccaacactccagttcatcttccatACAGCTATCACAGTGATCTTTCTACAGCACAGATTTGATCGTGCCattctcctattcaataaactccagtgcctaTCTGCCCATCTCTTCATTCTCTGCTTATACCCCCTGGACCT from Trichosurus vulpecula isolate mTriVul1 chromosome 1, mTriVul1.pri, whole genome shotgun sequence includes:
- the REX1BD gene encoding required for excision 1-B domain-containing protein, yielding MGPAMPGASAEAEAPASSGGGAGGPGPQEPAQAGNQAGVRDLLLQLQDLQAERSEAFGLLDQGHQAYLRSGPHYDFPRYRQLVHEVTKAFAGISREVLAIQEQLRDTHGRPDLAQHLARLQDQEQQRLELTAALQLARQKAQEEPGAAAPREEVQELRQRIIKTMEVISEIVQDLKYDSEEAE